The following are from one region of the Paenibacillus protaetiae genome:
- a CDS encoding GNAT family N-acetyltransferase gives MNLEAVFHTFPVIQSDTISLQKIEDRHLDAVYDIYSNDRVFEYCGIIPKHNKKTVQSMIGHFERDWNKRQRIKWGIFSHDGTDQPVGIMEAFDFSPRVNMVTIGYFLAEKHWGQGLATSAVQALTAFLFEEAGVNRIQAEVMPPNERSKKVLLKNGFMKEGTLRQAAFWSGKGVIDLEIYSVLKQL, from the coding sequence ATGAATCTGGAAGCAGTCTTTCATACATTCCCCGTTATCCAATCCGATACCATAAGCCTTCAAAAGATCGAAGACCGCCATCTGGATGCGGTATACGACATTTATAGCAATGACCGCGTATTTGAATATTGCGGAATAATTCCAAAGCATAACAAAAAAACGGTTCAGTCGATGATCGGGCACTTCGAGCGGGACTGGAACAAGAGGCAGCGGATCAAATGGGGCATATTCAGCCATGACGGAACGGACCAGCCGGTCGGCATTATGGAAGCCTTTGATTTCAGTCCGAGGGTAAACATGGTGACCATCGGCTATTTTTTGGCGGAGAAGCATTGGGGGCAAGGTTTGGCAACCTCGGCGGTTCAAGCGCTGACAGCGTTTTTGTTTGAGGAGGCCGGTGTTAACCGGATTCAGGCGGAAGTCATGCCTCCCAATGAAAGATCCAAGAAGGTGCTGCTGAAGAACGGCTTCATGAAAGAAGGAACGTTACGGCAAGCTGCCTTTTGGTCGGGTAAAGGGGTCATCGATTTGGAAATCTACAGCGTGCTGAAGCAGCTATAG
- a CDS encoding histidine phosphatase family protein, translating to MKHIYIVRHCKAEGQEADAPLTPAGMEQAELLARFLSNKKIDAIISSPFKRACQSVQPLSGRIGIGISVDERLQERMLSHPGRPEWRDMLRLTFDDLHLCYEGGESSYAAMERAACVVAEALNSEKQHIVVVSHGNLIALLLKHFDSRIGFETWEAMSNPDVFHLSFRENKPSVQRIWEGGLNGN from the coding sequence GTGAAACATATTTATATCGTGAGGCATTGCAAGGCAGAGGGGCAAGAAGCGGATGCTCCGTTAACCCCGGCCGGCATGGAGCAGGCGGAATTGCTCGCTAGGTTTCTATCGAATAAAAAAATCGACGCGATTATTTCCAGCCCTTTCAAGAGAGCATGCCAGTCCGTCCAGCCGCTGTCCGGGCGAATCGGCATCGGAATATCCGTGGATGAGCGTTTACAAGAACGGATGCTGTCACACCCGGGCAGGCCGGAGTGGCGTGATATGCTGCGCCTGACATTTGATGACCTGCATTTATGTTATGAAGGCGGAGAATCGAGTTATGCGGCTATGGAGCGTGCCGCTTGTGTAGTTGCAGAAGCGCTGAACAGCGAAAAACAACATATTGTAGTGGTTTCTCATGGCAACTTGATTGCGCTGCTTCTTAAACATTTTGACAGCCGTATCGGGTTTGAAACTTGGGAGGCCATGTCCAATCCGGATGTATTCCATCTTTCTTTTCGGGAGAACAAGCCTTCTGTTCAACGCATTTGGGAAGGCGGGCTGAACGGAAATTAA
- a CDS encoding DUF3934 domain-containing protein, with product MSKSKGGTGRGTDKKGWNRWQASANRAKNAPKPYKSKGTKRKSETTAATAKADINQK from the coding sequence TTGAGTAAAAGTAAAGGCGGCACAGGCAGAGGAACGGACAAAAAAGGCTGGAATCGCTGGCAGGCAAGCGCTAACCGGGCCAAAAATGCGCCTAAACCGTACAAGAGCAAGGGGACGAAAAGAAAAAGTGAAACAACGGCTGCAACCGCTAAAGCCGATATAAATCAGAAATAA